In a single window of the Sediminicoccus sp. KRV36 genome:
- a CDS encoding EamA family transporter has protein sequence MTPRATGLLLLVLTGLGWGSNWPAMQLLLREMPPLAARSYAGLASSLIFGLGALAFGVTLRVPRRMWARLMLSSLLNVTAWMGLATVGLLWLSAAEAATLAYTMPVWAALLAWPILGERPSAAKLAGLVLGIGGVVILFAGRGVEVGLEKLPGMLMLLAAAMLFALGAVLSKRYPLPMHPVAAMVWQVGLGCLPLFLLSPFLEEVQLAELSGLGWFLMGWMAIVALGIAYLAWFGALARLPASTATIGTLLVPIVAVLATGLLLGEPLGLREWGALGFTLAGVLLATRQRA, from the coding sequence GTGACCCCGCGCGCCACCGGCCTCCTGCTGCTTGTACTGACCGGCCTGGGCTGGGGCTCCAACTGGCCCGCCATGCAATTGCTCCTGCGCGAGATGCCGCCGCTCGCCGCGCGGTCCTATGCCGGGCTCGCTTCCTCGTTGATCTTCGGGCTGGGCGCCCTGGCATTCGGCGTGACGCTGCGGGTGCCGCGCCGCATGTGGGCGCGGCTGATGCTTTCCTCGCTGCTCAATGTCACGGCCTGGATGGGCCTCGCCACGGTCGGCCTGCTGTGGCTGAGTGCCGCCGAAGCCGCCACCCTCGCCTACACCATGCCGGTCTGGGCCGCGCTGCTGGCCTGGCCCATCCTGGGCGAGCGGCCGAGTGCGGCGAAGCTCGCGGGCCTCGTGCTGGGCATCGGCGGTGTGGTGATCCTGTTCGCCGGGCGCGGCGTGGAAGTCGGGCTGGAGAAGCTGCCGGGCATGCTGATGCTGCTGGCCGCCGCCATGCTGTTCGCCCTCGGCGCGGTGCTGTCCAAGCGCTATCCGCTGCCGATGCATCCTGTCGCGGCGATGGTCTGGCAGGTGGGGCTGGGCTGCCTGCCGCTGTTTCTGCTCTCGCCCTTCCTGGAGGAGGTTCAGCTGGCCGAGCTTTCGGGGCTGGGCTGGTTCCTGATGGGCTGGATGGCGATTGTGGCACTCGGCATCGCCTATCTCGCCTGGTTCGGCGCGCTGGCGCGGCTGCCGGCCAGCACCGCCACCATCGGGACATTGCTGGTGCCCATCGTCGCCGTGCTGGCCACCGGGCTGCTGCTGGGCGAGCCGCTGGGCCTGCGCGAATGGGGGGCGCTGGGCTTCACCCTCGCCGGCGTGCTGCTCGCCACCCGGCAGCGCGCATGA
- the gluQRS gene encoding tRNA glutamyl-Q(34) synthetase GluQRS: MLPVSPSGLPPGCTTRFAPSPTGLLHLGHAHAALFAAIAAEQSGGRFLLRIEDIDATRCRPEFTAAILEDLGWLGLRWAGEPRVQSACMPHYRATLAALQRRGLLYPCFCTRSDIAAAIAASHGTAAIYPGTCRNLPHAQAQARIAGGQPYALRLNTARALTETGPLAFTDLIHGPRRCTPEAQGDVVLARRDIPASYHLCVTQDDAEQGVSLVTRGEDLLEATDIHRLLQALMGWPAPLYAHHGLITDEQGRRLAKRDQAPTLRAMRASGMSAAEVRAAAGFP, translated from the coding sequence ATGCTGCCTGTTTCCCCCTCTGGCCTCCCCCCTGGTTGCACCACGCGCTTCGCGCCCTCACCCACCGGGCTGCTGCATCTGGGCCACGCCCATGCGGCGCTGTTTGCCGCCATCGCCGCGGAGCAATCGGGCGGCCGCTTCCTGCTGCGGATCGAGGATATTGACGCCACACGCTGCCGCCCGGAATTCACCGCCGCCATCCTGGAGGATCTCGGCTGGCTCGGCTTGCGCTGGGCCGGGGAGCCGCGCGTGCAATCCGCTTGCATGCCGCATTACCGCGCAACGCTGGCGGCACTCCAGCGGCGCGGGCTGCTCTACCCCTGCTTCTGCACGCGCAGCGACATCGCCGCGGCGATCGCAGCCAGCCATGGCACGGCCGCCATCTATCCCGGCACCTGCCGCAACCTGCCGCACGCGCAAGCGCAGGCCCGCATCGCCGGCGGCCAGCCCTACGCGCTGCGGCTGAACACGGCCCGCGCCCTGACGGAAACCGGCCCCCTCGCCTTCACCGACCTGATCCACGGCCCACGCCGCTGCACGCCCGAAGCCCAGGGCGATGTGGTGCTGGCCCGCCGGGACATCCCCGCCTCCTACCACCTCTGCGTCACGCAGGATGACGCGGAACAGGGCGTCAGCCTCGTCACGCGCGGCGAGGATCTGCTGGAAGCGACCGATATCCACCGTTTGCTCCAGGCTCTGATGGGCTGGCCCGCGCCGCTTTACGCCCATCACGGCCTCATCACCGATGAACAGGGCCGCCGCCTCGCCAAGCGCGACCAGGCGCCGACGCTGCGCGCCATGCGCGCAAGTGGCATGAGCGCAGCGGAGGTGCGCGCAGCGGCGGGTTTCCCCTAA
- a CDS encoding HNH endonuclease: MPDGSLIPQITGPGGFPALVLNADFRPLSYFPLSVWAWQDAVKAVVLDRVSVLSEYETEVHSPSFALRLPSVIALREYIPAARRPAFTRFNVFLRDRFGCQYCGDELPAQELTFDHVIPRSRGGRTSWENVVAACGPCNLRKGSALPRECHMLPRQVPRQPTSWELQENGRSFPPNHLHESWRDYLYWDSELEQG, translated from the coding sequence TTGCCCGACGGCAGTCTCATCCCTCAAATCACCGGTCCTGGCGGTTTTCCCGCCCTGGTCCTGAACGCGGATTTTCGCCCACTTTCCTATTTCCCGCTCTCGGTCTGGGCCTGGCAGGATGCGGTGAAGGCGGTGGTGCTGGACCGCGTCTCCGTCCTCAGCGAATACGAGACGGAGGTGCATTCCCCCTCCTTCGCGCTGCGCCTGCCCTCGGTCATTGCGCTGCGCGAATATATCCCTGCGGCGCGTCGCCCGGCCTTCACGCGCTTCAACGTCTTCCTGCGGGACCGCTTCGGTTGCCAGTATTGCGGCGATGAACTCCCCGCCCAGGAACTTACGTTCGACCATGTGATCCCGCGCTCCCGTGGCGGGCGGACCAGCTGGGAAAACGTCGTTGCGGCTTGCGGCCCCTGCAACCTGCGCAAGGGCAGCGCATTGCCCCGCGAATGCCACATGCTGCCCCGCCAGGTGCCGCGCCAGCCGACCAGCTGGGAATTGCAGGAGAATGGCCGCAGCTTCCCGCCCAACCACCTGCATGAAAGCTGGCGCGACTATCTCTACTGGGACAGCGAGCTGGAGCAGGGCTGA
- the glpD gene encoding glycerol-3-phosphate dehydrogenase: MQAFDILVVGGGVNGAGIARDLSGRGYSVILAEQGDLAQATSSASSKLIHGGLRYLEHYEFRLVREALGEREVLLRMAPHIIWPLRFVLPHRPEMRPRWLIRAGLFLYDHLARRVSLPGAQSFLTAQSPMGAALKPDITHAFAYSDAWVEDSRLVLLNALDAKRRGADIRTRTRFEEATRHPGHWDVTLRGPDAQGQRIRVRGIVNAAGPWVQRALDSAHTDRPGAVRLIRGSHIVLPRLYEGEHAFILQNDDRRVVFVIPYEQDFSLIGTTDVPHEGDAASAHCTAEEAEYLCAAVSRQFRRQITPAEIIWSYSGVRPLFDDGADDPSAVTRDYVLKLDEAAAPLLSVYGGKITTFRRLAEEATGQIAKALGREGTPWTAGATLPGGDLGGRSIAAFTAEMARALPFLDPASLPRLVRTHGSELPLVFAGGDPGQALGAGFTEAELHWMRREEWVRSAEDALWRRTKLGLHMTATEREAVAARFDTV; the protein is encoded by the coding sequence ATGCAGGCTTTTGACATTCTGGTGGTGGGTGGCGGCGTCAATGGCGCGGGCATCGCGCGGGACCTCAGCGGGCGCGGCTATTCCGTCATCCTGGCCGAGCAGGGGGATCTGGCGCAGGCCACCTCCTCCGCCTCCTCCAAGCTCATCCATGGCGGCCTGCGCTACCTGGAGCATTACGAGTTCCGCCTGGTGCGTGAGGCGCTGGGCGAGCGCGAGGTGCTGCTGCGGATGGCGCCCCACATCATCTGGCCGCTGCGCTTCGTGCTGCCGCACCGGCCGGAGATGCGGCCACGCTGGCTGATCCGGGCCGGGCTGTTCCTCTATGACCACCTCGCCCGCCGCGTCTCGCTGCCCGGCGCGCAATCCTTCCTGACGGCCCAAAGCCCGATGGGCGCGGCACTCAAGCCCGACATCACCCACGCCTTCGCCTATTCCGACGCCTGGGTGGAGGATAGCCGCCTTGTGTTGCTGAACGCGCTGGATGCGAAGCGGCGCGGTGCCGATATCCGCACCCGCACCCGCTTCGAGGAAGCAACCCGCCACCCCGGCCACTGGGATGTGACCCTGCGCGGGCCGGATGCGCAGGGCCAGCGCATCCGCGTGCGGGGCATCGTCAATGCCGCCGGCCCCTGGGTGCAGCGCGCCCTGGATTCGGCCCATACCGACCGCCCCGGCGCGGTGCGGCTGATCCGTGGCAGCCACATCGTCCTGCCCCGGCTCTACGAGGGCGAGCACGCCTTCATCCTGCAGAATGATGACCGCCGCGTGGTCTTCGTCATTCCCTATGAGCAGGATTTCAGCCTGATCGGCACGACCGATGTCCCGCATGAGGGCGATGCCGCCTCCGCCCATTGCACGGCCGAGGAGGCCGAATATCTCTGCGCCGCCGTCTCCCGCCAGTTCCGCCGGCAGATCACGCCGGCGGAGATCATCTGGTCCTATTCGGGCGTGCGGCCGCTGTTCGACGATGGCGCGGATGATCCCTCGGCCGTCACGCGCGACTATGTGCTGAAGCTGGATGAGGCGGCCGCCCCGCTGCTCAGCGTCTATGGCGGCAAGATCACCACCTTCCGCCGCCTGGCCGAGGAAGCGACGGGGCAGATCGCCAAGGCGCTGGGCCGCGAGGGAACGCCCTGGACCGCCGGCGCCACCCTGCCCGGCGGCGATCTCGGCGGCCGGAGCATCGCGGCCTTCACGGCCGAGATGGCACGCGCCCTGCCCTTCCTCGATCCGGCCTCCCTGCCGCGGCTGGTGCGCACCCATGGCAGCGAGCTGCCGCTGGTCTTTGCCGGCGGCGATCCCGGCCAGGCGCTCGGCGCCGGCTTCACCGAGGCGGAGCTGCACTGGATGCGGCGCGAGGAATGGGTGCGCTCGGCCGAGGATGCGCTGTGGCGCCGCACCAAGCTCGGCCTGCACATGACCGCGACGGAGCGCGAGGCGGTGGCGGCGCGCTTCGATACGGTCTGA
- the phnE gene encoding phosphonate ABC transporter, permease protein PhnE, producing MSPAGATLPHREWVRHSFAERMLRYMLWLGFVAALVWAVRSIEIIPEFLADAPEQMADLLIRMWPPDVAHYYPAVHVAMIETLHIASLGTLMGVALAIPVALLAARNICRNAALNVLAQFILVSSRSVNSLVWALIFVAVFGPGPAAGTFAIAFRSIGFVGKLLAEAIEESAAGPVEALEASGAPWGHRMIKGIWPQVQPAFWGIALFRWDINVRESAVLGLVGAGGIGVVLDDAINFFQWGRVGTILLAILAVVVVAEILVTRIRAKLI from the coding sequence ATGAGCCCGGCCGGCGCCACGCTGCCGCACCGCGAATGGGTCCGCCATTCCTTCGCCGAGCGGATGCTGCGCTACATGCTCTGGCTCGGCTTCGTCGCGGCGCTGGTCTGGGCGGTGCGCTCCATCGAGATCATCCCCGAATTCCTGGCCGATGCGCCGGAGCAGATGGCCGATCTGCTGATCCGCATGTGGCCGCCCGATGTCGCGCATTACTATCCCGCCGTGCATGTGGCGATGATCGAGACGCTGCACATCGCGAGCCTGGGCACGCTCATGGGCGTGGCCCTGGCCATCCCCGTGGCACTGCTGGCCGCGCGCAACATCTGCCGCAATGCCGCGCTGAATGTGCTGGCGCAGTTCATCCTCGTCTCCTCGCGCAGCGTGAACAGCCTGGTCTGGGCCTTGATCTTCGTCGCCGTCTTCGGCCCCGGCCCGGCGGCGGGGACCTTCGCCATCGCCTTCCGCTCCATCGGCTTCGTCGGCAAGCTCCTGGCCGAGGCGATCGAGGAATCGGCGGCCGGCCCGGTGGAGGCGCTGGAAGCCAGCGGCGCGCCCTGGGGCCACCGCATGATCAAGGGCATCTGGCCGCAGGTGCAGCCGGCCTTCTGGGGCATCGCCTTGTTCCGCTGGGATATCAATGTGCGCGAATCCGCGGTGCTGGGCCTGGTGGGGGCCGGCGGCATCGGCGTGGTGCTGGATGATGCGATCAACTTCTTCCAATGGGGGCGGGTCGGCACCATCTTGCTCGCTATTCTCGCCGTTGTGGTGGTGGCGGAAATCCTGGTGACACGCATCCGCGCCAAGCTGATCTGA
- the phnE gene encoding phosphonate ABC transporter, permease protein PhnE, with protein sequence MSASIPKRDRNPFPPNWPARIGALAGLIYVIYASTQLGITAERLGRGFGEAGRFLARMFPPNFDRWELLMEGMLESLQIALLSTALGILLSLPLGLMAARNLSPGWLCAPTRGFIAVCRSLHYVIVAIIFVKALGFGALAGVAALTVASMGFIAKLFAEAIEEISMKQVEAVRASGASPSGVLVYGVVPQVASRFIGFGIYLLDSNLRNSTLVGIVGAGGIGGTLFAAFKRFDYDFVCAILLSIITLIFVTEVISGRIRAALR encoded by the coding sequence GTGAGCGCCTCCATTCCCAAAAGGGACCGCAACCCTTTCCCGCCCAACTGGCCCGCGCGCATCGGCGCCTTGGCGGGCCTGATCTACGTGATCTATGCCAGCACCCAGCTCGGCATCACGGCCGAGCGCCTGGGCCGGGGCTTCGGCGAGGCGGGGCGTTTCCTGGCCCGCATGTTCCCGCCCAATTTCGACCGCTGGGAATTGCTGATGGAAGGCATGCTGGAAAGCCTGCAGATCGCGCTGCTTTCCACGGCCCTCGGCATCCTGCTCTCCTTGCCGCTGGGCCTGATGGCGGCGCGCAACCTCTCGCCTGGCTGGCTCTGCGCGCCCACGCGCGGCTTCATCGCGGTGTGCCGTTCGCTGCACTACGTCATCGTCGCGATCATCTTCGTGAAGGCGCTGGGCTTTGGCGCGCTGGCGGGGGTGGCGGCACTCACCGTCGCTTCCATGGGCTTCATCGCCAAGCTCTTTGCCGAGGCGATCGAGGAAATCAGCATGAAGCAGGTGGAGGCGGTCCGCGCCTCGGGCGCCTCGCCCTCGGGCGTGCTGGTCTATGGCGTGGTGCCGCAGGTGGCCTCGCGCTTCATCGGCTTCGGCATCTACCTGCTCGATTCCAACCTGCGCAATTCCACGCTGGTCGGCATCGTCGGCGCGGGCGGCATCGGCGGCACGCTCTTCGCGGCCTTCAAGCGCTTCGACTATGATTTCGTCTGCGCCATCCTGCTCAGCATCATCACGCTGATCTTCGTGACCGAGGTGATCTCGGGCCGCATCCGGGCGGCCCTGCGATGA
- the phnC gene encoding phosphonate ABC transporter ATP-binding protein, translated as MKPILKIVGLEKSYTPGKPVLKGINLEIGAQGITAVIGPSGTGKSTLLRCINRLVEPSAGAIWMGEEDLAKLRGRHLRNARRRIGMVFQEYNLVERLTVMENVLTGRLGYVPLWRAWLRKYPQADIDRAFALLDAVGLPDQATRRADALSGGQRQRVGIARALMQSPALLLADEPTSSLDPKTAVEVMELMARLTGEAGVPVIVNIHNVELARRFAIRIIGMTGGEVVYDGPPEAIGNHHLRQIYGGEDWM; from the coding sequence GTGAAGCCCATCCTGAAGATCGTCGGGCTGGAGAAATCCTACACCCCCGGCAAGCCGGTGCTGAAGGGCATCAACCTGGAGATCGGCGCGCAGGGCATCACCGCCGTGATCGGCCCTTCGGGCACCGGCAAATCCACCCTGCTGCGCTGCATCAATCGCCTGGTGGAGCCCAGCGCCGGCGCTATCTGGATGGGCGAGGAGGATCTGGCGAAGCTGCGCGGCCGCCACTTGCGCAATGCGCGCCGCCGCATCGGCATGGTGTTCCAGGAATACAACCTGGTGGAGCGCCTGACGGTGATGGAGAATGTCCTCACCGGGCGGCTCGGCTATGTGCCGCTCTGGCGGGCCTGGCTGCGAAAATATCCGCAGGCCGATATTGATCGCGCCTTCGCCCTGCTGGATGCCGTGGGCCTGCCGGACCAGGCCACGCGCCGGGCGGATGCGCTCTCGGGCGGGCAGCGCCAGCGCGTCGGCATCGCGCGCGCCCTGATGCAATCCCCGGCCCTGCTGCTGGCCGATGAGCCCACCTCCTCGCTCGATCCCAAGACCGCCGTCGAGGTGATGGAACTCATGGCCCGCCTGACCGGCGAGGCGGGTGTTCCGGTCATCGTCAACATCCACAATGTGGAGCTGGCTCGCCGCTTCGCCATCCGCATCATCGGAATGACCGGCGGCGAGGTGGTCTATGACGGCCCGCCGGAAGCCATCGGCAACCACCATCTGCGCCAGATCTATGGCGGCGAAGACTGGATGTGA
- the phnD gene encoding phosphate/phosphite/phosphonate ABC transporter substrate-binding protein, protein MIRKLLAMTFLSMGAIAGTPGAAMAQPAACSHRGALDDAYCDENRDLVADVPTDPARLRNPSTLVFAYTPVEDPALYASQFRPLMEYLTQCTGKRVVYFQVTSNAAQVEAMRSGRLHIAGFSTGPTAFAVNLAGAVPFAIKGNEREFESYRVVVVTRANSEIRTLADLRGKRVAHTSATSNSGNLAPRALFPAAGVTPDTDYRVLFSGGHDRSVMGVNAGDFDAAPVASDVYNRMIGRGQVQAANLRSIWQSDPFPTSSFALAHDLQPELAQRIRQCFYDFRFPAAMARDLGGNDRFWPATYQREWAPVRAVADAANAPYTRAAFDQESRRELEAEARRRAAQQQPAPAAAPATPPPR, encoded by the coding sequence CTGCTCGCATCGCGGCGCGCTGGATGATGCCTATTGCGATGAAAACCGGGACCTCGTCGCCGATGTGCCGACCGACCCCGCCCGGCTGCGCAACCCGAGCACGCTGGTCTTCGCCTATACCCCGGTGGAGGACCCCGCCCTCTACGCCAGCCAGTTCCGGCCGCTGATGGAATACCTCACGCAATGCACCGGCAAGCGCGTGGTGTATTTCCAGGTGACGAGCAATGCGGCGCAGGTCGAGGCCATGCGCTCCGGGCGCCTGCATATCGCCGGCTTCTCGACCGGCCCCACCGCCTTCGCCGTCAATCTCGCCGGCGCCGTGCCCTTCGCCATCAAGGGCAATGAGCGCGAGTTCGAGAGCTATCGCGTCGTTGTCGTCACCCGCGCCAATTCGGAGATCCGCACCCTGGCGGATCTGCGCGGCAAGCGCGTGGCGCACACCTCGGCCACCTCCAATTCGGGCAATCTGGCGCCGCGGGCACTCTTCCCGGCGGCGGGCGTCACGCCGGATACCGATTACCGCGTGCTGTTCTCCGGCGGGCATGACCGCTCGGTGATGGGCGTGAATGCCGGGGATTTCGACGCCGCTCCGGTGGCGAGCGATGTGTATAACCGCATGATCGGCCGCGGCCAGGTGCAGGCGGCCAATCTGCGCAGCATCTGGCAGAGCGACCCCTTCCCCACAAGCAGCTTCGCCCTCGCGCATGACCTCCAGCCCGAGCTCGCCCAGCGCATCCGCCAATGCTTCTATGATTTCCGCTTCCCCGCCGCCATGGCGCGGGACCTGGGCGGCAATGACCGCTTCTGGCCCGCCACCTATCAGCGCGAATGGGCCCCCGTCCGCGCCGTGGCGGATGCGGCGAACGCGCCCTACACCCGCGCCGCCTTTGACCAGGAAAGCCGGCGCGAACTGGAAGCCGAAGCCCGCCGCCGCGCCGCCCAGCAACAACCGGCTCCCGCCGCCGCGCCCGCCACGCCGCCGCCGCGGTGA